Proteins encoded by one window of Primulina huaijiensis isolate GDHJ02 chromosome 1, ASM1229523v2, whole genome shotgun sequence:
- the LOC140978494 gene encoding lecithin-cholesterol acyltransferase-like 4 isoform X1 produces the protein MAVLLEDIVKSVEELLKLISKKSQEQSYVDPNLDPVLLVPGIAGSILNSVNDKTGKKERIWVRILAADHEFREKLWSKFDPATGRAMTLDPDTHIEVPEDRYGLYAIDTLDPDMVIGGDCVYYFHDMIVEMLKWGYQEGTTLFGFGYDFRQSNRFQGTLERLAAKLESVYTASGGRKINIITHSMGGLLIKCFMSLYVDIFEKYVKNWIAIAAPFRGAPGYIGSALLNGTSFVQGWEQNFFISKWSMQQLLLECPSIYELMACLDFKWEHVPLLQIWRQKCDGDGNSTVNLESFPPVEAASVFTEALSINKINFEGADISLTFNVEILKWANKTRELLSCAEVPGLTKFYNIYGTNHETPHSVCYGSEDAPVSDLRQLPTLQAKYINVDGDGTVPMESAKADGLRAEARIGVHGDHRGIICDRHVFRILKHWLKADHDPFYNPINDYVILPSALDMEFHKIKGLQVTSLKEEWEIIGDNQNLKEESGERKPLVGSVCVSRMGVDESLQEEACATIIVQNQQGGKKHVELNAVSISTDA, from the exons ATGGCGGTGTTGTTGGAGGACATAGTGAAGTCTGTGGAGGAGTTATTGAAGCTGATCAGTAAGAAGAGCCAGGAACAGTCCTACGTAGACCCCAATCTCGACCCTGTTCTCCTTGTGCCCGGTATAGCCGGTTCGATTCTCAACTCCGTGAATGATAAGACCGGCAAAAAAGAGAGGATCTGGGTCCGGATTCTTGCGGCCGATCACGAGTTCCGGGAGAAGCTGTGGTCTAAATTTGATCCTGCCACAG GTAGAGCTATGACATTGGATCCTGACACCCATATCGAGGTTCCTGAAGACAGATATGGGCTGTATGCGATTGACACGTTAGATCCCGATATG GTTATTGGTGGTGATTGTGTATATTACTTTCATGACATGATTGTTGAAATGCTCAAATGGGGCTACCAAGAGGGAACAACACTTTTTGGGTTTGGATATGATTTCCGCCAAAGCAATCG GTTTCAGGGAACTCTGGAGCGACTGGCAGCTAAACTCGAGTCTGTTTATACTGCATCTGGTGgaagaaaaataaacataataacTCATTCAATGGGTGGtcttttgataaaatgttttatgAGCCTATATGTTGAT ATCTTTGAGAAGTATGTGAAAAATTGGATTGCAATAGCTGCACCATTTCGCG gTGCACCTGGATATATAGGCTCCGCATTATTGAATGGAACTTCATTTGTTCAAGGATGGGaacagaatttttttatttcaaaatggaGTATGCAGCAACTG CTGCTTGAATGCCCATCAATATATGAATTGATGGCCTGTTTAGATTTTAAATGGGAACACGTTCCGCTTCTTCAAATATGGAGACAGAAATGTGATGGTGATGGAAATTCTACTGTGAATCTGGAGTCTTTTCCTCCGGTAGAAGCTGCATCTGTTTTTACGGAAGCACTTTCTATCAACAAG ATAAATTTCGAAGGTGCAGATATTTCTTTAACTTTTAACGTTGAGATTCTAAAATGGGCTAATAAGACGCGTGAACTGTTGAGTTGTGCTGAGGTTCCTGGTCTCACTAAGTTCTACAATATTTATGGCACAAATCATGAGACACCTCATAGTGTTTG TTATGGAAGTGAAGATGCCCCTGTCTCTGATCTGCGGCAATTACCAACTCTCCAG GCAAAGTATATTAATGTTGATGGTGATGGAACTGTTCCAATGGAATCCGCGAAG GCAGACGGGCTTCGGGCTGAAGCAAGAATTGGAGTCCATGGAGACCACCGAGGAATTATTTGTGACCGTCATGTGTTCAGAATTCTCAAACATTGGTTGAAAGCTGATCACGATCCCTTCTACAATCCAATTAATGATTATGTAATTCTACCTTCTGCTTTGGACATGGAATTCCACAAAATAAAAGGGTTGCAAGTTACTTCTCTCAAAGAGGAATGGGAAATTATCGGTGACAACCAAAATCTTAAAGAAGAGTCGGGGGAGAGAAAGCCTTTGGTGGGTTCAGTCTGTGTCTCGCGTATGGGAGTTGATGAATCTTTGCAGGAAGAGGCTTGTGCCACCATTATAGTTCAAAACCAACAGGGTGGTAAAAAACACGTAGAGCTCAACGCTGTTTCCATCTCCACGGATGCGTGA
- the LOC140978501 gene encoding E3 ubiquitin-protein ligase BOI-like, protein MSVEASNLKIFPSQLVQDRDWVMPCVNQSGMAGSLYNSQPMCFSGIPFAATLPTNNSFYQQPVCDTAQAKTSMNTDSGLTYNISATRKRSRDPVNQMYSATPRFTVAVKNEGASQFPSFFGDDILLQIQQYQMEIDTIISQHTKRIRLELEERQKKQARLLVAAIGEGVTKKLKEKDDHIQRVGKLNFFLQEKVKSLYVENQLWREMAQTNEATANSLRSDLEQILAHVAGKERPSAGAAFEDDVQSCCGSSNHNEKDDAEEALSQSRNCKRCGERESCVLLLPCRHLCLCNVCGSGSHQLQACPVCNSAMNATLHVNMSS, encoded by the exons ATGTCAGTTGAAGCAAGCAATCTCAAGATTTTCCCTTCGCAGCTAGTACAGGACAG GGATTGGGTGATGCCATGTGTTAATCAATCGGGGATGGCTGGTTCTTTGTACAACTCGCAGCCGATGTGTTTTTCCGGGATCCCTTTTGCAGCAACATTGCCTACCAATAATTCCTTTTATCAACAGCCGGTGTGCGATACGGCGCAGGCCAAAACCTCCATGAATACGGATAGTGGGCTCACCTACAATATTTCCGCCACAAGAAAGCGCTCCAGGGACCCCGTTAATCAAATGTACAGTGCTACACCGCGTTTCACGGTAGCCGTGAAGAACGAAGGTGCCTCTCAGTTCCCTTCTTTTTTCGGCGATGATATCTTGCTTCAAATCCAGCAGTACCAGATGGAGATTGACACCATTATCTCCCAACAT ACTAAGAGAATTCGGTTGGAGTTAGAAGAGAGGCAAAAGAAACAAGCAAGATTGCTGGTGGCTGCAATTGGAGAAGGGGTGACGAAGAAATTGAAGGAGAAGGACGATCATATTCAGAGAGTGggcaaattaaattttttccttcaagaaaaagtGAAGAGTCTCTACGTAGAAAACCAACTCTGGCGAGAAATGGCCCAGACGAACGAGGCCACGGCCAATTCCCTCCGCAGCGATCTGGAACAAATCCTAGCCCACGTCGCAGGTAAGGAGCGGCCGTCCGCCGGAGCGGCCTTTGAAGACGACGTGCAGTCCTGTTGTGGCAGTAGTAATCACAACGAGAAAGATGACGCTGAAGAAGCGTTGTCTCAGAGTAGAAATTGCAAACGATGCGGCGAGAGGGAATCATGCGTGTTGCTTCTTCCTTGCAGACACCTTTGCCTCTGCAACGTATGCGGGAGTGGGTCGCACCAACTCCAAGCATGCCCCGTCTGTAACTCCGCCATGAATGCCACCCTCCACGTTAACATGTCTTCTTAA
- the LOC140978494 gene encoding lecithin-cholesterol acyltransferase-like 4 isoform X2, protein MAVLLEDIVKSVEELLKLISKKSQEQSYVDPNLDPVLLVPGIAGSILNSVNDKTGKKERIWVRILAADHEFREKLWSKFDPATGRAMTLDPDTHIEVPEDRYGLYAIDTLDPDMVIGGDCVYYFHDMIVEMLKWGYQEGTTLFGFGYDFRQSNRFQGTLERLAAKLESVYTASGGRKINIITHSMGGLLIKCFMSLYVDIFEKYVKNWIAIAAPFRGAPGYIGSALLNGTSFVQGWEQNFFISKWSMQQLLLECPSIYELMACLDFKWEHVPLLQIWRQKCDGDGNSTVNLESFPPVEAASVFTEALSINKAKYINVDGDGTVPMESAKADGLRAEARIGVHGDHRGIICDRHVFRILKHWLKADHDPFYNPINDYVILPSALDMEFHKIKGLQVTSLKEEWEIIGDNQNLKEESGERKPLVGSVCVSRMGVDESLQEEACATIIVQNQQGGKKHVELNAVSISTDA, encoded by the exons ATGGCGGTGTTGTTGGAGGACATAGTGAAGTCTGTGGAGGAGTTATTGAAGCTGATCAGTAAGAAGAGCCAGGAACAGTCCTACGTAGACCCCAATCTCGACCCTGTTCTCCTTGTGCCCGGTATAGCCGGTTCGATTCTCAACTCCGTGAATGATAAGACCGGCAAAAAAGAGAGGATCTGGGTCCGGATTCTTGCGGCCGATCACGAGTTCCGGGAGAAGCTGTGGTCTAAATTTGATCCTGCCACAG GTAGAGCTATGACATTGGATCCTGACACCCATATCGAGGTTCCTGAAGACAGATATGGGCTGTATGCGATTGACACGTTAGATCCCGATATG GTTATTGGTGGTGATTGTGTATATTACTTTCATGACATGATTGTTGAAATGCTCAAATGGGGCTACCAAGAGGGAACAACACTTTTTGGGTTTGGATATGATTTCCGCCAAAGCAATCG GTTTCAGGGAACTCTGGAGCGACTGGCAGCTAAACTCGAGTCTGTTTATACTGCATCTGGTGgaagaaaaataaacataataacTCATTCAATGGGTGGtcttttgataaaatgttttatgAGCCTATATGTTGAT ATCTTTGAGAAGTATGTGAAAAATTGGATTGCAATAGCTGCACCATTTCGCG gTGCACCTGGATATATAGGCTCCGCATTATTGAATGGAACTTCATTTGTTCAAGGATGGGaacagaatttttttatttcaaaatggaGTATGCAGCAACTG CTGCTTGAATGCCCATCAATATATGAATTGATGGCCTGTTTAGATTTTAAATGGGAACACGTTCCGCTTCTTCAAATATGGAGACAGAAATGTGATGGTGATGGAAATTCTACTGTGAATCTGGAGTCTTTTCCTCCGGTAGAAGCTGCATCTGTTTTTACGGAAGCACTTTCTATCAACAAG GCAAAGTATATTAATGTTGATGGTGATGGAACTGTTCCAATGGAATCCGCGAAG GCAGACGGGCTTCGGGCTGAAGCAAGAATTGGAGTCCATGGAGACCACCGAGGAATTATTTGTGACCGTCATGTGTTCAGAATTCTCAAACATTGGTTGAAAGCTGATCACGATCCCTTCTACAATCCAATTAATGATTATGTAATTCTACCTTCTGCTTTGGACATGGAATTCCACAAAATAAAAGGGTTGCAAGTTACTTCTCTCAAAGAGGAATGGGAAATTATCGGTGACAACCAAAATCTTAAAGAAGAGTCGGGGGAGAGAAAGCCTTTGGTGGGTTCAGTCTGTGTCTCGCGTATGGGAGTTGATGAATCTTTGCAGGAAGAGGCTTGTGCCACCATTATAGTTCAAAACCAACAGGGTGGTAAAAAACACGTAGAGCTCAACGCTGTTTCCATCTCCACGGATGCGTGA